The Ciconia boyciana chromosome 26, ASM3463844v1, whole genome shotgun sequence nucleotide sequence GGGCCGCCGCACCCCTTCCGGCCGCGCGCCGCACCCAATCGGAGCGCGCTCCCGCCGTGACGCCGACAGCGGGGGCAGGACCGACGCGCTGAaggggggggcggcggcgtgCGCGGTTGCCGCGGCGACGGGGTAGGGCGGGGCTTGAGCTGGACGCGCCCCCTGCGGAGctccgccccccccgccccgccgccggctcgGGCTCCCCCGGGTcctgccgcccgccgcggccccgggacCCCGCACCCCGCCCGGAGCCCGCCTCCCCACCCGGCACCCCGAGGGGTccccgcccgctcccctccccgccacccGGAACCTCGTCGCCCTTTGCCACCCCcagccgggacccccggggccCAGCCCGCCTCGACGGCCCGGGTGGCACcgccccctcctgcctccctccccccccgacCCCGCTCGCAGGAACCGCCGCAGGACCGGCCCCCTTACACCCGTCACGTCAGGGGGCTCCGCCCACACGTGCCACGCCCCACCCCGCACTCTCTGTCTTTCCGttccaagatggcggcggcggcggccgggcggggctgaggcgctcccgccgcccgcaGGTACCGGCGGGGTccgggcggggccgcggccggagctcaccccccacccccccccgccccccgcgggcCTGACCCTTCCCTTCCCGCAGCGCCCCGCGATGCGGCCCGGCCCCCTCGACGCCCCCAGCCGCCCCCGGTGATCCGGGCCCGCGGTGAtccgggccgggccccgccatGCTGCGGCGGCTGCTGGAGCGGCCCTGCACGCTGGCCCTGCTGGTCGGCTGCCAGTTCGCCTTCGTCGCCTACTTCTCGCTGGGGGGGTTCCGCAACCTCACCTCCCTCTtcggccgcgccgccgggcccgTCTTCGACTACTCCCGCACCCACGACGTCTACGCCAACCTCAGCCGCCTCCTGCCCCgccagcccgcccgccccgaccccgcgcagcccctgcccttcTGCCCCGAGCGGTCGCCCTTCCTCGGTGAGTGCGGGGCCGCCGTCCCGGGCGCCgcgggttggggggggggagacggGACtcgcccggcgcggcgggccTTGTCCCGCCGCGCCCGGCTCCTGCCCGCCGCGGTCGAGCAGGGAAGGCGGCCGTGGCGGGGGGTGACCCCGGGAGGTGGCGGGGCAGCGACCGGCCCGCCCCGGGGAAGAACCGGCCCCGCAGCTGCCAGACCGGACTGACCGGGCAGACGGGCAGGGCCGGTCCCGgcccggggggtggggggctcccGCGGttcggggcaggggggagcggccccggggATCCACACCCCCCCCGCGGGTGCCGGCCCACACCagccccctgcctcccctcgCGCAGTCGGCCCGCTGACGGTGAGCTTCAGCCGCGtgcccacgctggagcagatCCGGGCGAAGAACCCGGCGGTGCAGGAGGGTGGCCGGTACCAACCCTCCACCTGCGAGCCCCGGTCCCGCACCGCTGTCATCATCCCCCACCGCAACCGCGAGACCCACCTGGGCCACCTCCTCTACTACCTGCACCCCTTCCTGCAGCGCCAGCAGCTCCAGTATGGCATCTACGTCGTGCACCAGGTGAGTCCGGCGGGCACCAGGGGCTTTGCCGGGCGCCAGGCTCGtgccgggggctgctgctgccaaccGGCTTTCTCCGCAGGCGGGCAACTCCACCTTCAACCGGGCCAAGCTGCTGAACGTGGGGGTGAAGGAGGCGCTGAAGGACGAGGAGTGGGACTGCCTCTTCCTCCACGATGTTGATCTCATCCCCGAGAATGACCACAATCTCTACACCTGCGACCCCTGGAACCCCAGACATGTCTCCGTCGCCATGAACAAATTCGGATACAGGTGGGTGACCGGGGCGGGGAGCGAGCTGGGAGCGAGGGGATGGGCCCTGGCCTGGGCTCAGCGTCTGCCCCCCCTCTCGCAGCCTGCCGTACCCCCAGTACTTCGGGGGGGTCTCAGCTCTCACCCCCGACCAGTACATGAAGATCAACGGTTTCCCCAACGAGTACTGGGGCTGGGGCGGCGAGGATGACGACATCGCCACCAGGTAGGACGCTGTGGGGACCTGCCGGTCTCACCGTCACCCACGTCCATGTCCTGCCAGGAGGCACCAGCCACTTGCCGGGCCCTGGGATGGCACCACTGCGCAGGACGAGCGTGCGGGGGCTGTTGCTGCTGCACCAGGGGGGCTGCAGACGGCGTCCCCGTGTCCTGGCACCTTCGGGTGACATGGGGGCTCGTCCGCAGGGTGCGCCTGGCCGGCATGAAGATCGCCCGCCCGCCCATGTCCATCGGCCACTACAAGATGGTGAAGCACAAGAGCGACAAAGGCAATGAGGAGAACCCCCACAGGtcggggggctggcggggggcgTGGAGGGGCCAACGGGGGGCTCGGTGGTGACGCTCCCCCTCCCTTGTCCCTTCCAGGTTCGACCTGCTGATCCGCACGCAGCGGATGTGGACGCAGGACGGGATGAACTCCCTCACCTACACGCTGCTGGCCAAGCACCTCCACCCGCTCTACACCAACATCACGGTGGACATCGGGACGGATCCCCGTGCCGGCCGGGGCCGCAGGGGGCCAGTGCCGGGCCACGAGGGCCAGAGGTACcgcagcagcaccagcctctTCCGGGAGGAGATGCTGCGCAAGCTGCCCCGGGACGCTGCGGGATGGGGGGACCAGGGGCTGTCGCTGTACCCCCGGCTGCCCATGGCCACCATGCAGCAGCCGCTGGCCGGTAATGGCACCCAGGGCGGTGCCGGCTCCCCACCGGCACCGGGGAtcacccagcacagccccaagGCTGCCAGGGATGGCAATGCCCACCTGGAGAGCAGCGCTGGTGCggctgcagcacaggaggaGGGGACCCTGCCCACCCGTGGGGACAACCAGACCCTGCCGCAGGGTGCCCGCTAGCCGCTGGCCACTGTGGACCCACACGAACTCTACTTGCCATGATCTGGCACCAGGAAGGGACCCCTGTCATATGCAGGGTGGGGGAGCCACGGCCAGGCTGGTGGCGCTGTGGCCTCGCTGGAGAGACTGAGGGGAGCAACGAGCCCCATGGGCAAacgctggggagctgctggccgTGGGGCCGGTGCCTGGTACCGGGGGGCACCCCCTGGGAATGGGGTGCAGGGAGAGCTAGGGACTTGCCCGGCCCCACCACCCCAAGGGCTGCGGGTGCCCAAAGACGGCCACAGGCTGCGCTGCCAGCACACGgttatttattctatttatgAGCTGCTCCCTGGACCTTTATAAGggtttttcaattaaaaagacCACTTTGTCCTACTGCCGTGGGGCTGCTGGGTGCcgggtggggacgtggggaagCCAGGGCTCAGCGTggctgccccaggagctgcccGACGGCCGCCTTGGCGCTGGCGATGCAGTCGTTGACGGAGACACCGGTGTAGGAGGCACC carries:
- the B4GALT3 gene encoding beta-1,4-galactosyltransferase 3 isoform X2, yielding MLRRLLERPCTLALLVGCQFAFVAYFSLGGFRNLTSLFGRAAGPVFDYSRTHDVYANLSRLLPRQPARPDPAQPLPFCPERSPFLVGPLTVSFSRVPTLEQIRAKNPAVQEGGRYQPSTCEPRSRTAVIIPHRNRETHLGHLLYYLHPFLQRQQLQYGIYVVHQAGNSTFNRAKLLNVGVKEALKDEEWDCLFLHDVDLIPENDHNLYTCDPWNPRHVSVAMNKFGYSLPYPQYFGGVSALTPDQYMKINGFPNEYWGWGGEDDDIATRFDLLIRTQRMWTQDGMNSLTYTLLAKHLHPLYTNITVDIGTDPRAGRGRRGPVPGHEGQRYRSSTSLFREEMLRKLPRDAAGWGDQGLSLYPRLPMATMQQPLAGNGTQGGAGSPPAPGITQHSPKAARDGNAHLESSAGAAAAQEEGTLPTRGDNQTLPQGAR
- the B4GALT3 gene encoding beta-1,4-galactosyltransferase 3 isoform X1, which codes for MLRRLLERPCTLALLVGCQFAFVAYFSLGGFRNLTSLFGRAAGPVFDYSRTHDVYANLSRLLPRQPARPDPAQPLPFCPERSPFLVGPLTVSFSRVPTLEQIRAKNPAVQEGGRYQPSTCEPRSRTAVIIPHRNRETHLGHLLYYLHPFLQRQQLQYGIYVVHQAGNSTFNRAKLLNVGVKEALKDEEWDCLFLHDVDLIPENDHNLYTCDPWNPRHVSVAMNKFGYSLPYPQYFGGVSALTPDQYMKINGFPNEYWGWGGEDDDIATRVRLAGMKIARPPMSIGHYKMVKHKSDKGNEENPHRFDLLIRTQRMWTQDGMNSLTYTLLAKHLHPLYTNITVDIGTDPRAGRGRRGPVPGHEGQRYRSSTSLFREEMLRKLPRDAAGWGDQGLSLYPRLPMATMQQPLAGNGTQGGAGSPPAPGITQHSPKAARDGNAHLESSAGAAAAQEEGTLPTRGDNQTLPQGAR
- the B4GALT3 gene encoding beta-1,4-galactosyltransferase 3 isoform X3 encodes the protein MLRRLLERPCTLALLVGCQFAFVAYFSLGGFRNLTSLFGRAAGPVFDYSRTHDVYANLSRLLPRQPARPDPAQPLPFCPERSPFLVGPLTVSFSRVPTLEQIRAKNPAVQEGGRYQPSTCEPRSRTAVIIPHRNRETHLGHLLYYLHPFLQRQQLQYGIYVVHQAGNSTFNRAKLLNVGVKEALKDEEWDCLFLHDVDLIPENDHNLYTCDPWNPRHVSVAMNKFGYRFDLLIRTQRMWTQDGMNSLTYTLLAKHLHPLYTNITVDIGTDPRAGRGRRGPVPGHEGQRYRSSTSLFREEMLRKLPRDAAGWGDQGLSLYPRLPMATMQQPLAGNGTQGGAGSPPAPGITQHSPKAARDGNAHLESSAGAAAAQEEGTLPTRGDNQTLPQGAR